In Fundulus heteroclitus isolate FHET01 chromosome 16, MU-UCD_Fhet_4.1, whole genome shotgun sequence, a single genomic region encodes these proteins:
- the LOC110367879 gene encoding interferon-induced very large GTPase 1-like isoform X2 codes for MEVNDNTSAEGESQSTRKNDTYMTNDEAIEQKRKANNKSDAAVALLDIQQSSSCDKSTDGTITLTATPAASKDKVLRDLTLVLIGEADSIDVGPNNLFFNHDKETQLEEFSSNLYDLCGRHISVINMLGLQNNVDIPLYQSVHAFVLLIRNGQHISQYTTGMLWLKKTFGKEIIQNVMTVVTYNAGEKCESAFQDLKSLNNFSEKRYHTCIRSMTDAREIMSLLEKIDDNLSKKDPEYYCRQRPRQNGDQKKEPDDVPHKEKMQKEDKIEHEVKCDQLKDQAVAEQSEQSDDTRQGQSAKSTVPCEPKEEGAPPVVSNNPQKKSFCNPSEENRKKCQIETEKLLRRLHLQDQHQHQQMLSSENFVKIGQPMKQTNEIFEKDLVCAFLQRLMMLDYRARYIPVQEENSQDFPVSESAVTDDDDLDALFTSTADLDQSKEYHVHPMDVQMAVFHCSDSLLKQKIITKLSQCQYALPLLVPDPASTNIECPLWTFRQITKTWKISTIKANSTTITMKSMPIYKAETPMVSFFRLGSMSLSKSQLMNAMINDRHNTFFHRNSPGSTKSRHLVDGVAEIAWYCPAGKPNDFFNDCIAFCNLHGDSLAIVKQREILTEMSSVIVVLVPTLDKSQGSSEVISMLYKSSKPLIILSADNECGAVQMKPQKYKLGLKERSQSDVSEELKKIIRSILSGPHTSFQLETMAKVSGVKVDEDAKDCLNGKSLAMELVKMIERMDIAKIKDTFLPCQGQLWHEWCKINKELHHLKGHIEKEKGQKNNKLMELRQKQCDMSNSQLMRLFIKSLKSLQPDDREYFLKWTQILIDALSTDDLSSILQNYDETWSEVLVLKRKHDKSVQLKDKQTKLEQLSKKLQSATFGLEHMFREMGQIYEAHKSLKKQSLGHQTEWSKYPELAADLMIKGHPMELMDGDAGHVPLIWISSLLQEVIKKLGDKRVFVLSVLGIQSSGKSTMLNAMFGLQFAVSAGRCTKGAYMQLVELSEEIKKDYKFDYILVVDTEGLRALELAGNASLHRDNELATFVVGLGNMTLINIFGENPAEMQDVLQIVVQAFMRMKKVKLSPSCVFVHQNVTDIGAAEKNMDGKRRLQEKLDKMAQLAAKEEVCDVECFSDVIAFDVQKDVKYFAQLWEGSPPMAPPNPGYSESVQELKTIILSKASRSKGITLSHFNTKVQDLWNALMNEHFVFSFKNTQEIAVYRKLEVQYGNWTWALRSEMLIIENQLYPKIEKGQLDKVELSYLSKEISKRYKEITQAIVAYFEDDKDKEMLVQWRGRFESKIKEFHEELVRGVKRKLDEVIHQNNARKKLDNKKTEFENKLFQKSKELAHELKCIAGDEEDLKAQFNTVWGTWVKELTSDTKPIEDINLEEDQLIVLVDLGVEYGLIDESINSMKYKCLSETGNYFGYITQRKYQKLCDETQQPQEKKKEADKGKQTKSFMAYFQEWIGMAPTTQQHVEEHKSKNPFEYEEQERIRSFIKNVEKECLESMKSKPIATRGYSATYLQELAKTIKQKVSEFESGRKFTFKKEFTVDLSLYVFYRAESWLLHSYKLYKENNDVLTYLNNKKSEYYNIFRSFCKGSSSAVVLGEMICKNLKVSAVEAVSNKTAVDIAGEMMCNFPAFSENRLNLEKHVLASLAEKENFNSFITYIRNPRKQVEAFIKEEVKKYMFTAQKGNAQAILKKNTEDITRLISQALFDVTEKLKKKKGDTETWVKEFSSKLEPNLTLDTISSQNFTDINNFDFLKEEIEKGLKLIIKEMSSLSLNEVNDCRQKPEQILIDQLCNCCWERCPLCAAVCTNTLKDHSPGKHSVPFHRPSGIEGWHVRGKVDLVIDFCTTLVASDRSFYPDSDSEVAVPYKQYPTAGEKYASWRITADASMLAYWKWFVCHFQTDLENYYELKFQGHGEIPQEWKQFSKEDAIESLNEMCSL; via the exons AGCGATGCAGCGGTGGCTCTTCTTGACATTCAACAATCAAGCAGTTGTGATAAAAGCACAGATGGGACGATAACTCTTACAGCTACACCAGCTGCAAGCAAGGACAAAG tgttgcgTGACCTCACACTTGTGTTAATTGGGGAAGCAGATTCAATAGATGTTGGGCCAAACAATCTTTTCTTCAACCATGACAAAGAAACACAGTTGGAAGAGTTTTCATCTAACCTGTATGATCTGTGTGGGCGGCACATCTCTGTCATTAACATGCTTGGTCTTCAAAATAATGTCGACATCCCATTATATCAGTCTGTTCATGCCTTCGTCCTGCTGATAAGAAATGGCCAGCATATAAGCCAGTACACTACAGGAATGCTGTGGTTAAAGAAGACATTTGGGAAAGAGATCATACAGAATGTAATGACAGTTGTTACCTATAATGCTGGTGAGAAATGTGAAAGTGCATTTCAGGACCTGAAAAGTCTGAACAACTTTTCTGAAAAAAGATACCACACATGTATAAGAAGTATGACGGATGCCAGAGAGATAATGAGTCTTTTGGAGAAAATCGATGACAATCTCTCTAAAAAAGATCCAGAATACTACTGTAGACAACGCCCTAGACAAAATGGAGACCAGAAGAAGGAACCTGATGATGTGCCACATAAGGAAAAAATGCAGAAAG aagacaaaatagaacatgaagTTAAG TGTGATCAACTGAAGGACCAAGCTGTTGCTGAACAATCTGAACAGTCAGATGACACCAGACAAGGACAGTCTGCAAAAAGTACTGTTCCATGTGAACCAAAGGAGGAAG gTGCACCACCAGTGGTTTCAAATAATCCTCAAAAGAAG TCTTTTTGCAACCCttcagaagaaaacagaaagaaatgtcAAATAGAAACTGAAAAACTTCTCAGAAGACTTCACCTCCAAGACCAACATCAACATCAACAGATGCTTTCATCAGAGAACTTTGTTAAAATAGGTCAACCTATGAAACAGACAAATGAGATATTTGAGAAAGATCTAGTGTGTGCTTTTCTTCAGAGATTAATGATGTTAGATTACAGGGCAAGATACATCCCTGTACAGGAAGAAAACTCACAGGATTTTCCAGTATCTGAAAGTGCTGTTACAGATGACGATGACTTAGACGCTCTTTTTACATCTACAGCCGATTTAGATCAGTCAAAAGAGTATCATGTACACCCAATGGATGTTCAAATGGCAGTATTTCACTGCTCAGACAGCTTacttaaacagaaaattatcACAAAGCTGTCACAGTGCCAGTATGCCTTACCTTTGCTTGTTCCTGATCCTGCCTCAACAAATATCGAGTGTCCTCTGTGGACATTCAGACAAATAACAAAAACGTGGAAAATAAGCACAATTAAGGCAAATTCAACCACTATCACAATGAAGAGCATGCCAATCTACAAAGCCGAGACTCCCATGGTTTCATTTTTCCGACTGGGCTCCATGTCTTTGTCCAAATCTCAGCTGATGAATGCTATGATCAATGACCGCCACAACACATTCTTCCACAGAAACAGTCCAGGCAGCACCAAATCTCGTCATCTGGTGGATGGTGTGGCAGAGATTGCATGgtactgtcctgctggaaaacccAATGATTTCTTTAATGACTGCATTGCCTTCTGTAATCTCCATGGAGATTCTCTAGCAATCGTAAAGCAGCGTGAAATACTGACTGAAATGTCTTCAGTCATTGTCGTTCTTGTACCAACTTTGGACAAAAGCCAGGGAAGTAGTGAAGTCATTTCAATGCTTTACAAATCTTCAAAGCCACTGATTATTCTCAGTGCTGACAATGAGTGTGGCGCAGTTCAGATGAAACCACAAAAATACAAACTGGGTCTGAAAGAAAGAAGCCAGTCAGATGTTTCTGAAGAACTGAAAAAGATTATAAGAAGCATTTTGTCTGGACCCCACACTTCTTTCCAGCTTGAAACTATGGCCAAAGTCTCTGGAGTCAAAGTGGATGAAGATGCAAAGGACTGCCTGAATGGAAAATCGTTAGCCATGGAACTAGTCAAAATGATTGAAAGGATGgatattgcaaaaataaaagatacaTTCCTTCCCTGCCAAGGCCAACTTTGGCATGAAtggtgcaaaataaacaaagaattacATCATCTAAAGGGACACATTGAGAAAGAAAAGGGCCAGAAGAATAATAAGCTGATGGAACTAAGACAGAAACAGTGTGACATGTCCAATAGTCAACTGATGAGGTTGTTCATTAAGAGCCTCAAGAGTTTGCAACCAGATGACAGAGAATACTTCTTGAAATGGACTCAGATCCTGATAGATGCCCTCTCAACGGATGATCTTTCATCAATTCTCCAAAACTATGATGAAACATGGTCAGAGGTCTTGGTTCTAAAGAGGAAACATGACAAATCTGTTCAATTAAAAGACAAGCAAACTAAACTTGAACAGTTATCAAAAAAGCTTCAATCAGCAACCTTTGGACTGGAGCACATGTTCAGAGAAATGGGACAGATCTACGAAGCCCATAAATCTCTCAAGAAACAATCACTGGGCCATCAGACTGAATGGTCTAAATACCCTGAGCTAGCTGCAGACCTGATGATAAAGGGACACCCGATGGAGTTGATGGATGGTGATGCAGGTCACGTACCTTTGATATGGATCTCTAGTCTTTTACAGGAAGTCATCAAGAAACTGGGTGACAAGAGAGTCTTTGTGCTTTCAGTTTTGGGCATACAAAGCAGCGGAAAGTCAACAATGCTGAATGCCATGTTTGGATTGCAGTTTGCAGTAAGTGCTGGGAGGTGCACCAAGGGTGCCTATATGCAACTGGTTGAGCtgtcagaggaaataaaaaaagactacaAGTTTGACTATATTCTAGTTGTGGACACCGAAGGGCTGCGTGCTCTCGAGTTAGCAGGTAATGCCAGCCTCCATCGTGACAATGAACTTGCAACATTTGTTGTTGGATTGGGAAACATGACACTGATCAACATCTTTGGTGAGAATCCAGCAGAGATGCAAGATGTACTGCAGATCGTTGTGCAGGCTTTTATGAGAATGAAGAAAGTCAAACTTTCACCAAGCTGTGTGTTTGTTCATCAAAATGTCACAGATATTGgagcagcagagaaaaacatgGATGGAAAAAGACGACTGCAGGAAAAACTGGACAAGATGGCTCAACTTGCTGCCAAAGAGGAAGTGTGTGATGTTGAGTGCTTCAGTGATGTCATTGCATTTGATGTGCAAAAAGACGTGAAATACTTTGCTCAGCTATGGGAGGGAAGTCCGCCAATGGCTCCACCAAATCCAGGGTATAGTGAGAGTGTCCAGGAACTGAAAACCATCATCCTGTCTAAGGCCTCACGGTCTAAAGGAATCACTCTGTCACATTTCAATACCAAAGTTCAGGACCTGTGGAACGCCTTGATGaatgaacattttgtttttagcttCAAAAATACCCAAGAAATTGCAGTTTACAGAAAGCTGGAGGTCCAATATGGGAATTGGACTTGGGCCCTGAGGAGTGAAATGCTGATCATCGAAAACCAACTTTATCCCAAAATTGAAAAAGGCCAACTGGACAAAGTTGAGCTCAGTTACCTTTCCAAAGAAATTAGCAAAAGGTACAAAGAAATAACACAAGCTATTGTGGCCTACTTTGAAGATGATAAAGACAAAGAAATGTTGGTTCAGTGGCGGGGCCGATTTGAAAGTAAAATCAAAGAGTTTCATGAGGAACTCGTGAGAGGTGTGAAGAGAAAACTGGATGAAGTTATCCATCAAAACAATGCTCGAAAAAAGCTTGACAACAAGAAGACAGAGTTTGAAAACAAGCTGTTCCAGAAAAGCAAAGAGCTTGCTCACGAGTTAAAATGTATCGCGGGAGATGAAGAGGATCTAAAAGCGCAGTTCAACACTGTGTGGGGCACCTGGGTTAAGGAATTAACCTCAGATACAAAACCCATTGAAGACATAAACTTGGAGGAAGATCAGTTAATTGTCCTCGTAGATCTTGGTGTTGAATATGGACTTATTGACGAGTCAATAAACAGCATGAAATACAAATGTCTATCAGAAACTGGGAACTACTTTGGTTATATTACCCAAAGGAAGTATCAAAAACTTTGTGATGAAACCCAACAacctcaggaaaaaaagaaagaagcagaTAAAGGCAAACAAACCAAATCCTTTATGGCCTATTTCCAAGAATGGATAGGAATGGCAccaacaacacagcaacatgtagAAGAACATAAATCAAAGAACCCTTTTGAGTACGAAGAACAGGAAAGGATCAGATCATTtatcaaaaatgttgaaaaagaaTGTCTGGAGTCCATGAAGAGTAAACCTATCGCAACAAGAGGTTACAGCGCAACCTACTTGCAGGAACTTGCCAAAACTATTAAACAAAAAGTGAGCGAGTTTGAATCAGGGAGGAAATTTACATTCAAGAAGGAGTTTACAGTTGATCTTTCACTGTATGTTTTTTACAGGGCAGAAAGCTGGCTCTTACATTCCTATAAGCTATACAAAGAGAACAATGATGTGCTCACTTATCTGAACAACAAGAAAAGTGAATATTACAACATTTTCAGAAGCTTCTGCAAAGGAAGCTCCTCCGCTGTTGTGTTAGGAGAAATGATTTGTAAAAATCTCAAAGTCTCTGCTGTTGAGGCTGTGAGTAACAAGACAGCTGTTGATATTGCTGGAGAGATGATGTGCAATTTTCCAGCTTTCAGTGAGAACAGACTGAACTTAGAGAAACATGTGCTAGCATCTCTGGCAGAGAAAGAAAACTTTAACAGCTTTATCACCTACATCCGAAATCCAAGAAAGCAAGTAGAGGCTTTTATCAAAGAAGAAGTGAAGAAATACATGTTCACTGCACAAAAAGGTAACGCCCAGGCTATTCtcaagaaaaatacagaagaCATCACCAGGCTCATCAGCCAGGCTTTGTTTGACGTAACAGAGAAacttaaaaagaagaaaggagacACAGAAACGTGGGTGAAGGAGTTTTCCAGTAAATTAGAACCAAACCTGACACTTGATACCATTAGTAGTCAAAACTTCACAGACATAAACAATTTTGACTTTCTTAAAGAAGAGATAGAGAAAGGCCTCAAACTCATTATAAAGGAGATGAGCAGTCTCTCCCTGAATGAGGTGAATGATTGCAGACAGAAGCCTGAACAAATCCTCATTGATCAGTTGTGCAACTGCTGCTGGGAAAGATGTCCATTATGCGCTGCCGTTTGCACCAACACTCTGAAGGACCACAGTCCCGGGAAGCACAGTGTTCCTTTTCATCGACCCTCTGGAATTGAAGGTTGGCATGTAAGAGGAAAAGTTGACCTTGTTATTGATTTCTGCACCACATTAGTTGCAAGTGATAGAAGCTTTTACCCTGATTCTGACTCAGAGGTGGCAGTTCCTTATAAACAGTATCCAACTGCTGGAGAAAAATACGCTTCATGGAGAATTACAGCTGATGCCTCTATGCTGGCCTACTGGAAATGGTTTGTCTGCCACTTTCAAACAGATCTGGAAAACTACTATGAGTTGAAATTCCAGGGTCATGGGGAAATTCCCCAGGAATGGAAACAATTCAGCAAAGAAGACGCCATTGAAAGTCTAAATGAAATGTGTAGTTTGTGA